CTGAAATTTTCAAATGGCCCCTCAACTACCCGTACATGCTCACCCGGGGTAAAGTCCACTTTGGGCTCTGCTTCTTCCATACCCATTTGCTTCATTATGGATTGAGCTTCTTGCTCATTCAAAGGTATGGGCTTTGCGCCGCTACCCACAAAACCGGTAACTCCCGGCGTGTTTCGAACTACATACCAGGAATCGTCACTCATAATCATTTCCACCAGCACATAACCTGGGAATACCTTTTTTTTGGTAACCTTACGCTTACCATCCTTAATTTCTACCTCGTCCTCCATGGGAACAAGTATCCTGAATATCTTGTCCTCCATG
This sequence is a window from Bacillota bacterium. Protein-coding genes within it:
- the nusG gene encoding transcription termination/antitermination protein NusG, which translates into the protein MSKLWYVVHTYSGYENKVRANLEKRIESMSMEDKIFRILVPMEDEVEIKDGKRKVTKKKVFPGYVLVEMIMSDDSWYVVRNTPGVTGFVGSGAKPIPLNEQEAQSIMKQMGMEEAEPKVDFTPGEHVRVVEGPFENFSGEIEEIYADKGKMKVSISMFGRETPVELEFGQVEKIS